One part of the Thermodesulfobacterium commune DSM 2178 genome encodes these proteins:
- a CDS encoding flagellar biosynthesis protein FlhF — protein sequence MKIKKFRGRTILEALNQVKKEFGEDAVILNSEKVKTAEGDFFEITAAIEETEVPVVSPTLEDKKSKNFSYTLDQELKKDLEEIKELLKKVLHPQLRDITYLKYLEKGVPAFIAKEMVEKKLDLPEYISVKIKEKGVVPHSKYQIFIGEGGVGKTTNIFKIAVWYKYKYEAKVLVLSLDTYKIGGAFQTKRLAELLEIDFDIVDIEDFKEIAQSLNKYDYILVDTPGLNKKFSTHDLEELAQRLPFLRFQWVVKATEHFEFGLRLWEKIEKLPVEGVFLTFTDKIKNSLPILWLLESNLPPLTFISNGERVPEDLLKAEEDVLIKLFLRGFE from the coding sequence ATGAAGATCAAAAAGTTTAGAGGTAGAACGATTTTAGAGGCTTTAAATCAGGTTAAAAAGGAATTTGGGGAAGATGCAGTTATTTTGAACTCAGAAAAAGTAAAAACCGCAGAAGGAGATTTTTTTGAGATTACCGCAGCCATCGAAGAAACAGAGGTCCCTGTTGTCTCTCCGACTCTCGAAGACAAAAAGTCTAAAAACTTTTCTTATACCCTTGACCAAGAGTTAAAGAAAGATTTAGAAGAAATCAAAGAGCTTTTAAAAAAGGTTTTACATCCCCAGTTAAGAGATATCACTTACTTAAAATACTTAGAAAAAGGAGTACCAGCTTTTATAGCTAAAGAAATGGTTGAAAAAAAACTGGACCTTCCCGAGTATATTTCTGTTAAAATAAAAGAAAAAGGAGTGGTTCCTCATTCTAAATACCAAATTTTTATAGGAGAGGGTGGAGTAGGGAAGACCACAAATATTTTTAAAATAGCTGTTTGGTATAAATATAAATATGAAGCTAAGGTGTTGGTTTTAAGTTTAGACACTTATAAAATAGGAGGCGCTTTCCAGACAAAAAGGTTAGCAGAACTTTTGGAGATAGATTTTGACATAGTAGACATAGAAGATTTTAAAGAAATAGCCCAAAGTTTAAATAAATATGATTATATTTTAGTAGACACACCAGGGCTCAACAAAAAGTTTAGCACCCACGATTTAGAGGAACTTGCGCAAAGGCTACCGTTTTTAAGGTTCCAGTGGGTAGTTAAGGCTACAGAACATTTTGAGTTTGGTTTACGGTTGTGGGAAAAGATAGAAAAACTTCCGGTAGAGGGTGTATTTTTGACCTTTACAGATAAGATAAAAAATAGTTTACCTATACTTTGGTTGTTAGAAAGTAATCTTCCTCCTCTCACCTTTATCTCTAACGGAGAGAGAGTGCCTGAAGATTTGTTAAAGGCTGAGGAAGATGTCTTGATAAAACTTTTTTTAAGGGGTTTTGAATAA
- the flhA gene encoding flagellar biosynthesis protein FlhA — MEKSLIVKYIPDRYSIFAVLGIVVLFAIMLFPLPPYLIDLILSLNLSVSVLILIMTMQVNKPLDFTGFPALLLLTTLFRLAMNIATTRVILLKGHEGTVAAGYIIKSFGEVVVGGNYIVGFIVFLILVLINFVVITKGAGRIAEVAARFTLDAMPGKQMAIDADLNAGLIDEKEAKRRREEIAKEADFYGAMDGASKFIRGEAIAGLIITSINIIGGILIGTLQKGLDLATSAKTYTILTIGDGLVSQIPALIVSTSAGILVSRAAAEAGLGKDLVMQFAQKPEVLWLASGIVLAIALIPEFPFLPLFIFSVILFSLGYVAYKNQQKVEAEEVTKEEAPQAPPELEEIRPVELLALELGYALIYLADENRGGDLLERIKNLRKHLAQELGIRIPSVHVRDNLSLKPGEYVILIKGVEIAKGELMPNYLMALPSTPDLSPPSGAIPTKEPTFGMTAYFIPEDQKEEAEMTGFTVVTLSTVITTHLSEVVKKHADEFLTKQEVQRILDSVSKYYPKIVEECLNNANLTLIQKVLQNLIKEGIPLKDYVTIFETISDYAPSIKDPDVLTEYVRQKLNRYIVKPYLIDGKLPALVVGDDIEETLRKSLQRTEQGVFLMIDPKIGSKIVAALTQAVERAGQKNIVPVIICSPTIRRHLRKLIERSLYYVPVVSQAEIPFEVNIEVLEVVKIVRE, encoded by the coding sequence ATGGAAAAAAGTTTAATAGTTAAATACATTCCAGATCGTTATAGTATATTTGCTGTTTTAGGTATAGTAGTTCTTTTTGCGATCATGCTTTTTCCTCTTCCTCCTTATCTTATCGATCTTATCTTAAGCCTTAATCTTTCTGTTTCTGTGTTAATTTTAATCATGACCATGCAAGTTAACAAACCCCTTGATTTTACAGGTTTCCCAGCTCTTTTACTTTTAACCACCCTCTTTAGGTTAGCCATGAACATAGCCACTACTAGGGTGATCCTACTTAAAGGACATGAAGGCACAGTGGCAGCTGGTTATATCATTAAAAGTTTTGGAGAAGTAGTTGTAGGGGGCAATTATATAGTTGGTTTTATCGTGTTTTTAATCCTGGTGTTGATAAATTTTGTGGTTATTACCAAAGGAGCTGGTAGGATTGCTGAAGTAGCAGCCAGATTTACACTGGATGCCATGCCAGGTAAACAAATGGCTATCGATGCAGACTTAAACGCAGGTCTAATAGATGAAAAAGAAGCCAAAAGAAGACGCGAAGAAATCGCTAAGGAAGCTGATTTTTACGGGGCGATGGATGGTGCCTCTAAGTTTATAAGAGGGGAAGCTATCGCAGGGCTTATTATCACTTCTATTAACATTATAGGAGGGATTCTTATCGGAACTTTACAAAAAGGTTTAGACCTTGCGACTTCAGCCAAAACTTATACCATCCTCACCATAGGAGACGGATTAGTCTCCCAGATTCCAGCTTTAATTGTTTCTACTTCAGCAGGTATTTTGGTTAGTAGAGCTGCAGCAGAAGCAGGGCTTGGTAAGGATTTAGTAATGCAATTTGCCCAAAAACCAGAGGTACTTTGGTTGGCAAGTGGTATAGTTTTAGCTATAGCCTTGATACCAGAATTTCCCTTTTTACCTCTTTTTATTTTTAGCGTAATCCTTTTTTCTTTAGGATATGTAGCCTATAAAAATCAGCAAAAGGTAGAGGCTGAAGAGGTAACTAAAGAAGAGGCTCCACAAGCTCCACCTGAATTAGAAGAAATAAGACCTGTAGAACTTCTGGCCTTAGAGTTAGGATATGCTTTGATTTATCTTGCTGACGAAAACAGAGGAGGAGATTTACTTGAAAGGATTAAAAACTTAAGGAAACATCTTGCCCAAGAGTTAGGGATAAGGATCCCTTCTGTTCATGTAAGAGATAATTTAAGTCTCAAACCTGGAGAATATGTGATACTGATAAAAGGAGTCGAAATAGCTAAGGGAGAGCTTATGCCAAACTATCTTATGGCTCTTCCCTCAACCCCTGACCTCTCTCCTCCTTCTGGAGCCATTCCTACTAAAGAGCCTACTTTTGGTATGACAGCCTATTTTATTCCTGAGGACCAAAAGGAAGAAGCAGAAATGACAGGTTTTACCGTAGTTACCCTTTCTACCGTTATAACTACTCATCTTTCTGAGGTGGTAAAAAAACATGCAGACGAATTCTTGACTAAACAAGAAGTTCAAAGGATCTTAGACAGTGTGAGTAAATATTATCCTAAAATAGTTGAAGAATGCTTAAACAATGCTAATTTAACTTTAATCCAAAAGGTATTACAAAACTTAATAAAAGAGGGTATTCCGTTGAAAGATTATGTCACCATTTTTGAAACCATAAGCGACTATGCTCCCTCTATAAAAGATCCTGACGTACTTACTGAATATGTAAGACAAAAGTTAAACAGGTATATAGTAAAACCATATTTAATCGACGGAAAGCTTCCTGCATTAGTAGTAGGAGATGATATAGAAGAAACCTTAAGAAAATCACTTCAAAGAACAGAGCAAGGAGTTTTTCTGATGATAGACCCTAAGATAGGAAGCAAAATAGTAGCAGCCTTAACCCAAGCAGTAGAAAGGGCAGGGCAAAAAAACATAGTCCCTGTTATTATCTGTAGTCCTACTATAAGAAGACATCTTAGAAAATTAATAGAAAGAAGTCTTTATTATGTTCCGGTAGTTTCGCAAGCAGAAATACCCTTTGAGGTTAACATTGAGGTATTAGAAGTAGTAAAGATAGTGAGAGAGTAG
- the flhB gene encoding flagellar biosynthesis protein FlhB, producing the protein MPEELFEERTEEPTPRRREEARKRGQIVKSRELSSVAVLGTGFFGFMLLSFLFFQQFYLIFYHCINSYYTDLNLSFLIYLAHFLLKTLGKVLLPFFSILCFVVILVYLLQTGGGVLASQAIGLNFDRINPVSGFKRLFSLTAAFELLKVIVKLAIITGISYFIITKYLPYILKLFGVSPNYLAFSFKVFLKDFVSKLLVLLVFLGILDWLYARWDLDKKLRLTRKELKEEIKQTEGDPLVKAKIRQKQREMARRRMLAEVPKADVIITNPTHYAVALKYEISKDPAPQVVAKGKDFLAQKIKEIAKEHKVPIYEDPPLARLLYEKVDLGEYIPQDLYQVVAKVLAYVYKLKNKKVM; encoded by the coding sequence ATGCCAGAAGAACTCTTTGAGGAAAGGACAGAGGAGCCTACGCCTCGACGGAGAGAAGAAGCAAGAAAAAGAGGACAGATTGTCAAAAGCCGTGAACTTTCCTCAGTAGCAGTATTAGGTACCGGCTTTTTTGGCTTTATGTTGTTAAGTTTCCTGTTTTTTCAGCAGTTTTACCTAATTTTTTATCACTGTATAAACAGCTACTATACAGATTTAAATTTATCTTTTTTGATATATCTGGCACATTTTTTACTTAAAACATTAGGAAAGGTTCTTTTACCTTTCTTTTCTATCCTTTGTTTTGTGGTGATTTTGGTTTACCTTTTGCAAACCGGAGGTGGAGTTTTGGCTTCCCAAGCCATTGGGTTAAATTTTGACAGAATTAACCCAGTTTCAGGATTTAAAAGACTTTTTTCTCTTACCGCTGCGTTTGAACTATTAAAAGTTATCGTTAAACTTGCCATTATCACAGGTATTTCTTATTTTATAATAACAAAATATCTTCCTTATATCTTAAAACTTTTTGGAGTTTCTCCTAATTATTTAGCTTTTAGTTTTAAAGTTTTTTTAAAAGATTTCGTTTCTAAGCTTTTGGTACTTCTTGTGTTTTTAGGAATTCTTGATTGGCTTTATGCTCGTTGGGATTTAGATAAAAAATTAAGACTTACCAGGAAAGAGTTAAAAGAAGAGATTAAACAGACTGAAGGAGACCCGTTAGTTAAGGCTAAGATAAGACAAAAGCAAAGAGAGATGGCAAGAAGAAGGATGCTTGCCGAGGTACCCAAGGCAGATGTAATTATTACCAACCCCACCCACTATGCTGTAGCTCTTAAATATGAAATAAGTAAAGATCCGGCTCCACAGGTAGTAGCTAAAGGAAAAGATTTTCTTGCTCAAAAAATAAAGGAAATCGCTAAAGAACATAAAGTACCTATCTATGAAGACCCACCTTTAGCCAGGCTTCTTTATGAAAAAGTAGATTTAGGAGAATATATTCCTCAAGACCTTTATCAGGTAGTAGCCAAGGTTTTGGCTTATGTATATAAACTAAAAAACAAAAAGGTGATGTAA
- a CDS encoding flagellar biosynthetic protein FliR, whose protein sequence is MGLLEFIENQVFLFFLIFYRILLLFVLFPVFGAVYFPTKNKIILSLVLGLVLTPVIKINLPSSFNVYQLFLWLVSDFLFIFMVSLLFRIILAGIQVGGELVGYQMGFGITQTIDPLSGFSLPVISQFVYIIFLFVFFTFDFHHYLVSFIYYSFERIPPGSFWLDNNLGLLVVKKSRLMFDLGIRFLAPLMVLMMLVYISLAIVGRLIPQINIMFVSFPLTIGIGLIFLGLMLILLPKIMLPIFQNYFNVLHGILIYFK, encoded by the coding sequence ATGGGGCTTTTAGAGTTTATTGAAAATCAAGTTTTTCTGTTTTTTTTGATTTTTTATAGAATCCTCCTTCTTTTTGTGCTTTTTCCTGTGTTTGGGGCGGTTTATTTTCCTACTAAAAATAAGATAATTCTTTCTTTAGTTTTGGGCTTGGTTTTAACCCCTGTGATTAAGATAAACCTCCCTTCGTCTTTTAACGTCTATCAACTCTTTTTATGGCTTGTGTCGGATTTTCTGTTTATCTTTATGGTATCTTTGCTTTTTAGGATTATCTTAGCTGGGATTCAGGTAGGAGGTGAACTGGTAGGATATCAGATGGGATTTGGTATTACCCAAACCATAGACCCTCTTTCAGGATTTAGCTTGCCGGTAATCTCTCAGTTTGTCTACATCATATTTCTTTTCGTGTTTTTTACGTTTGACTTTCATCATTATTTAGTAAGTTTTATTTATTATAGTTTTGAAAGAATACCTCCTGGAAGCTTTTGGCTAGACAACAACCTTGGGCTTTTGGTGGTAAAAAAAAGCCGATTGATGTTTGATTTGGGAATAAGATTTCTTGCTCCATTGATGGTACTTATGATGCTGGTTTATATAAGCCTGGCTATAGTGGGTAGGTTGATACCCCAGATAAACATCATGTTTGTAAGTTTCCCTCTAACCATAGGTATAGGATTAATCTTTTTGGGGCTTATGTTGATTTTATTACCTAAGATAATGTTACCCATTTTTCAAAATTATTTTAATGTGCTACACGGAATTTTAATATATTTTAAGTAA
- the fliQ gene encoding flagellar biosynthesis protein FliQ: MTDATILTLAKESIKLCILISGPFLLTALIVGLIISILQAVTQIQEMTLTFVPKILALIVVFVLTLPWLLKKLISFTENLILNIPNFIS; this comes from the coding sequence ATGACAGATGCTACCATTTTGACATTAGCTAAAGAATCTATCAAACTTTGTATCTTAATTTCTGGCCCCTTTTTACTTACTGCTTTGATCGTTGGTTTGATTATCAGTATCTTACAGGCAGTAACCCAAATCCAAGAAATGACTCTTACTTTTGTTCCTAAGATTTTGGCACTTATTGTTGTGTTTGTGTTAACCTTGCCTTGGCTATTAAAAAAATTAATCTCCTTTACTGAAAATCTAATTTTAAACATCCCAAATTTTATTAGTTGA
- the fliP gene encoding flagellar type III secretion system pore protein FliP (The bacterial flagellar biogenesis protein FliP forms a type III secretion system (T3SS)-type pore required for flagellar assembly.) — protein sequence MMVSFLAIALPTVKIGVETAKTPEQFSTIVQVLILLTVLSIAPALLLMLTSFTRLVVVFSILRHAIGTQQTPPNQVLISLALFLTFFIMTPTFKAVYEQAFIPYLNKQIGDKEFLERAQKPFKDFMLRNTREKDLALFIKLRQEERPRTPDDVSFFTLVPAFMISELKTAFQIGFLLYIPFLVIDVVISSVLISMGVLMLPPMMISLPIKLLLFVLVDGWNLLVMSLVKSFH from the coding sequence ATGATGGTTAGTTTTTTGGCCATTGCTTTACCTACAGTTAAGATAGGGGTTGAAACTGCTAAAACCCCAGAACAGTTTTCTACTATCGTACAAGTACTTATTTTACTTACTGTTTTATCTATAGCTCCAGCCCTTCTTTTGATGCTAACCTCTTTTACCCGATTGGTGGTAGTATTTTCCATCTTGAGACATGCCATAGGTACTCAACAGACTCCACCTAACCAGGTTTTAATTTCTTTAGCCCTTTTTCTCACCTTTTTTATCATGACCCCTACCTTTAAAGCTGTCTATGAACAAGCTTTTATACCTTACCTCAATAAACAAATAGGAGATAAAGAATTTCTGGAAAGAGCTCAAAAACCTTTTAAAGACTTTATGCTAAGAAATACTAGAGAAAAAGACTTAGCACTTTTTATCAAACTTAGGCAAGAAGAGCGTCCGAGAACGCCTGATGACGTATCTTTTTTTACTTTGGTACCAGCCTTTATGATAAGTGAGTTAAAAACCGCCTTTCAGATAGGATTTTTATTATACATACCTTTTCTGGTAATTGATGTGGTGATTTCAAGTGTATTAATTTCTATGGGAGTGTTGATGCTTCCACCTATGATGATCTCGCTTCCGATAAAACTTCTGTTGTTTGTGCTGGTTGACGGATGGAATTTACTTGTGATGTCTTTAGTAAAAAGTTTTCATTAA
- a CDS encoding flagellar biosynthetic protein FliO: MEWFYYLQSIGILLLILSLFPIALHFYKKYTVKNMSESPIKVLAVKPISYKAQILLIEVEGKKFLVGYSDKGFNLLGEIKHDG, encoded by the coding sequence ATGGAATGGTTTTATTATTTACAAAGTATAGGAATCTTACTGCTTATTTTAAGCCTATTTCCTATAGCCCTCCATTTTTATAAAAAATATACTGTCAAAAATATGTCAGAAAGCCCGATCAAAGTTTTAGCAGTTAAACCTATAAGTTATAAGGCACAAATTTTGCTAATAGAGGTTGAAGGTAAAAAATTTTTGGTAGGATATTCAGATAAAGGGTTTAACCTTTTAGGGGAGATAAAGCATGATGGTTAG
- the fliN gene encoding flagellar motor switch protein FliN, which yields MAEEEKINGQTQEETSLSPEDLMAMWEEALKEAQAGTSETQEVHGQTVSQESSQDLFQPKEPLVKEKPPTQSVSFEELSPVQREDLHPDLEFILDIPLEISVEIGRTKMLIRDLLKLNQGSIIELEKFAGEPVEVYVNGKLMAKGEVVVVNDRFGVRVTEIISAQDRIKKLGS from the coding sequence ATGGCTGAAGAAGAAAAGATTAACGGACAAACCCAAGAAGAAACATCCCTTAGTCCTGAAGATTTGATGGCTATGTGGGAAGAAGCTTTAAAAGAGGCTCAAGCTGGAACCTCAGAAACTCAAGAAGTACATGGTCAAACAGTTTCTCAAGAGTCATCTCAAGACCTTTTTCAACCTAAAGAACCTTTAGTTAAAGAAAAACCTCCTACACAGTCAGTCAGCTTTGAAGAACTAAGCCCAGTCCAAAGAGAAGATTTACATCCGGACTTAGAATTTATTTTAGACATACCTCTAGAGATTTCGGTAGAAATAGGTAGAACCAAAATGCTAATAAGAGATCTGCTAAAACTCAACCAAGGTTCTATCATCGAATTAGAAAAGTTTGCCGGAGAACCTGTAGAAGTCTATGTAAACGGCAAACTGATGGCAAAAGGAGAGGTGGTGGTAGTAAATGATAGGTTTGGCGTAAGAGTTACTGAGATTATCAGTGCTCAAGATAGGATTAAAAAACTGGGGTCTTAG
- the fliM gene encoding flagellar motor switch protein FliM yields MEKILSQEEIDALLSGLSEGKIDTTPEVKEEVKAKPFDFRNYTISTRLKIPGLEVINEQLARSLRMQLSTLLREMLDISNLPLQMERFKDFLNKIPVPTSIHIFKLEPLKGQSLLIIDATLAFLFIERFLGGERKHIKVEGREFTPIEQRLLKKVVDLIFNELEKAWKNIYPVKPKYIRGEVNPQFARVLMPEETVVVTGYTLELESLSGKILFCYSLSTLQPIKDKLYSPYQLEEYIDLTWKKNLENYILNSSVQLKAILGKGTITLEDLVNLEVGDVVILDKKIEEPIEVYIEGVPKILGKLGVFKNHLAIQVDKFLSSENPENTEK; encoded by the coding sequence ATGGAAAAAATACTTAGCCAAGAAGAGATAGATGCACTACTTTCTGGGCTTTCTGAAGGTAAGATAGATACCACCCCAGAGGTCAAAGAAGAGGTTAAGGCTAAGCCTTTCGACTTTAGAAACTATACCATATCTACCCGTCTTAAGATCCCAGGGCTTGAGGTTATCAACGAACAACTTGCTCGAAGTTTAAGGATGCAGCTTTCTACGCTTTTAAGAGAAATGTTGGATATCTCGAATTTACCCCTTCAGATGGAAAGGTTCAAAGATTTTTTAAACAAAATTCCTGTACCTACCTCCATCCATATCTTTAAATTAGAACCTCTTAAAGGACAATCTCTTCTTATTATAGATGCTACTTTGGCTTTCCTGTTTATTGAAAGGTTTTTAGGGGGGGAAAGGAAACATATCAAGGTTGAAGGAAGAGAGTTTACACCAATAGAACAAAGACTTCTGAAAAAAGTGGTGGACCTTATTTTTAACGAGTTAGAAAAGGCTTGGAAAAACATCTATCCTGTAAAACCTAAATATATTAGAGGTGAAGTAAACCCACAGTTTGCAAGGGTACTTATGCCTGAAGAAACTGTGGTAGTTACTGGTTATACGTTAGAGCTTGAATCTCTCAGCGGTAAAATACTTTTTTGTTATTCTCTAAGCACCTTACAACCAATAAAAGATAAGCTTTATTCTCCTTATCAGTTAGAAGAATATATAGACTTAACCTGGAAAAAGAACTTAGAAAACTACATTCTTAATAGTAGTGTACAACTAAAAGCTATTTTAGGAAAAGGCACCATTACCTTAGAAGATTTAGTAAACCTTGAGGTAGGAGATGTGGTAATTCTCGATAAAAAAATAGAAGAACCTATAGAGGTTTATATAGAAGGGGTTCCTAAAATTTTAGGCAAATTAGGGGTCTTTAAAAACCACCTTGCTATTCAGGTAGACAAATTTTTGTCTTCAGAAAATCCAGAAAATACAGAAAAATAA
- a CDS encoding flagellar basal body-associated FliL family protein yields MAEEVKEGAEKQASEKKGGKKKFLLFLVVGFLIIALASGVVLFLMGKKGEEKGEGKKGVKKEKVEVKVIYPMEPVVVNLLDPTGKRYLQVRLALGVADKKAEEEIKTKEPMIRDVIITYLSSKTPEEVIQPEAKETIKKDLLIKINEALGDEILQAVYITQYIVE; encoded by the coding sequence ATGGCAGAAGAGGTTAAAGAAGGAGCGGAGAAGCAGGCATCTGAGAAAAAAGGAGGAAAAAAGAAATTTCTATTGTTTTTGGTGGTAGGATTTTTGATAATAGCTCTGGCTTCTGGGGTGGTTTTGTTTTTGATGGGTAAAAAAGGAGAAGAAAAGGGTGAAGGAAAAAAAGGAGTTAAAAAAGAAAAGGTTGAAGTTAAGGTTATCTATCCTATGGAACCAGTGGTGGTAAACCTCTTGGACCCTACAGGTAAACGATATCTTCAAGTAAGGTTAGCCTTAGGGGTAGCGGATAAAAAGGCAGAAGAAGAGATTAAAACAAAAGAACCGATGATAAGAGACGTAATCATCACCTATCTTAGTAGTAAAACCCCAGAAGAGGTAATTCAGCCAGAGGCTAAAGAGACGATAAAAAAAGATCTTTTGATAAAGATCAACGAAGCTTTAGGAGATGAAATTTTACAAGCCGTTTACATAACCCAATACATAGTGGAGTAG
- a CDS encoding biotin transporter BioY — MKRTLEMLVLSLEVSKQSNIKVEIFWGLVGALLIGICSNLKFYLPFSPVPVTFQTFGVFMTALLFSPVRCGLANFFYLFLGGLGLPWFAGLTGGFLTFLGPTGGYLLGFLPAALMVSLIYYRFQWAKSFSGLVLLLTLANFGVIHLLGLVWLGWVLKISDLKVLLSIGSLPFIYGDLLKIFLVVSILKFGLKKF; from the coding sequence ATGAAACGAACTTTAGAGATGTTAGTTCTAAGTTTAGAAGTATCTAAACAAAGTAATATTAAGGTAGAAATTTTTTGGGGACTAGTAGGAGCTCTTTTGATAGGTATTTGTTCTAACCTTAAGTTTTATCTTCCTTTTTCTCCTGTACCGGTAACCTTTCAGACCTTTGGGGTTTTTATGACTGCTCTTTTGTTTTCTCCTGTTAGATGTGGTTTGGCTAATTTTTTCTATTTGTTCTTAGGTGGGTTAGGGCTCCCATGGTTTGCAGGGTTAACTGGTGGTTTTTTAACATTTTTAGGACCTACTGGAGGATATCTATTAGGTTTTCTTCCTGCAGCATTAATGGTTAGTTTGATATATTATAGGTTTCAATGGGCTAAAAGTTTTTCAGGATTGGTTTTGCTTTTAACCTTAGCAAATTTCGGGGTTATTCATCTTTTGGGACTGGTTTGGTTAGGCTGGGTTTTAAAAATTTCTGACTTAAAGGTTTTATTGAGCATAGGAAGTCTACCTTTTATCTACGGAGACCTATTAAAAATCTTTTTGGTAGTCTCTATTTTAAAGTTTGGTTTAAAAAAGTTCTAA
- a CDS encoding 3-deoxy-D-manno-octulosonic acid transferase, producing the protein MLWVYTFIYYLIAGLILPREFLKRPRNLRLKWLRDKFAIFKQKVTHSSRSFIWVHCVSVGEVIALSTLIKKLSKNYNILLSTITDTGQKVAKDRFKGLPVETIYLPLDCPFAIKRTLKAFNPKALIIAETEIWPNLIHTAAKKIPVFLVNARLSEKSFKNYQKVKFFFKKVLDKLTLVVVQDKIYQEKFKALGVKEEKIVVTGNTKFDLEIPYVEFFWEGWVKKPVVIAGSTHHPEEEIITKAFLSAVNQGTLLIVPRHPERFDEVFSRLNLMLDNLEDVKLYRLSALSKEFSDLKEVKRCVLLIDQIGILGSLYRIGDLAIIGGSFIPHGGQNPLEAFYWKKPVIFGPSMENFPFIQEFLEKEACIQTKPENLSETLHHLLKNPEKLKALSEKAYQIYLSKTGATEKILNLLERYL; encoded by the coding sequence ATGCTTTGGGTTTATACATTTATCTATTATCTGATAGCAGGCCTTATTTTACCAAGAGAGTTTTTAAAACGTCCACGAAATCTAAGATTAAAATGGTTAAGAGATAAATTTGCTATTTTTAAACAAAAAGTCACCCATTCTTCTCGTTCTTTTATCTGGGTCCATTGTGTGTCTGTAGGGGAGGTTATCGCCCTTTCTACTCTTATTAAAAAACTTTCTAAAAACTATAACATCCTTTTAAGCACGATTACCGATACCGGACAAAAAGTGGCTAAAGACCGGTTTAAAGGATTACCGGTAGAAACTATCTATCTCCCTTTAGACTGTCCTTTTGCGATAAAAAGAACCTTAAAGGCTTTTAATCCTAAGGCTTTAATCATCGCTGAAACAGAAATCTGGCCTAATCTTATTCATACTGCAGCTAAAAAAATTCCGGTTTTTTTAGTAAACGCACGTCTCAGTGAAAAATCCTTTAAAAACTATCAAAAAGTAAAGTTTTTTTTCAAAAAAGTTCTTGATAAGCTTACTCTAGTAGTAGTACAAGATAAGATTTATCAAGAAAAATTTAAAGCTCTGGGAGTAAAAGAAGAAAAAATCGTAGTAACAGGCAATACCAAGTTTGACCTTGAAATTCCTTATGTGGAATTTTTTTGGGAAGGTTGGGTTAAAAAACCGGTTGTTATTGCTGGAAGCACCCACCATCCTGAAGAAGAAATTATAACCAAGGCTTTTCTTTCAGCAGTAAACCAAGGTACCTTGCTTATAGTACCAAGACATCCCGAACGATTTGACGAGGTGTTTTCACGGTTAAACCTGATGTTAGATAATTTGGAAGATGTAAAACTTTATCGCCTAAGCGCTTTATCTAAGGAATTTTCAGACTTGAAAGAAGTAAAAAGATGTGTCCTTCTTATAGACCAGATAGGTATCTTGGGTAGTCTTTACAGAATAGGAGACTTAGCTATCATAGGAGGAAGTTTTATCCCCCATGGAGGGCAAAATCCTTTAGAAGCGTTTTACTGGAAAAAACCGGTGATATTTGGCCCGTCTATGGAAAACTTTCCTTTTATCCAAGAATTTTTGGAAAAAGAAGCCTGTATTCAAACTAAACCAGAAAATTTATCTGAAACCTTACATCATCTTCTTAAAAATCCTGAAAAACTTAAGGCCTTATCTGAAAAAGCCTACCAAATATATCTTTCTAAAACAGGAGCTACAGAAAAAATTTTAAATTTATTAGAAAGGTATCTTTAA